One Amorphoplanes digitatis genomic window carries:
- a CDS encoding ABC transporter ATP-binding protein, whose translation MTSRLSGSDLTLAYDSRVIASGLDVSIPDGSFTVIVGPNACGKSTLLRALAGLLAPKQGAVVLDGASISSYRAKEVARRLGLLPQTATAPEGISVADLVARGRYPHQRLLRQWTPEDENQVAAAMEATGVTALADRAVDELSGGQRQRVWMAMALAQQTNILLLDEPTTFLDIAHQIDLLDMCADLNEQGRTLVAVLHDLNQACRYASHLIAMKGGKIVAEGDPSAIITAELVADVYGLACEVIPDPQTHTPLVVPAARAARLKR comes from the coding sequence ATGACATCGCGGCTGTCCGGCTCGGACCTGACCCTCGCGTACGACAGCCGGGTGATCGCCTCCGGCCTCGACGTGAGCATCCCCGACGGCTCCTTCACGGTGATCGTCGGGCCGAACGCGTGCGGCAAGTCGACGCTGCTGCGGGCGCTCGCCGGCCTGCTCGCGCCGAAGCAGGGCGCCGTGGTGCTGGACGGCGCGTCGATCAGCTCGTACCGGGCCAAGGAGGTGGCCCGCCGGCTGGGGCTGCTGCCGCAGACGGCGACCGCGCCGGAGGGCATCTCGGTGGCGGACCTGGTGGCCCGCGGCCGGTATCCGCACCAGCGGCTCCTGCGCCAGTGGACCCCCGAGGACGAGAACCAGGTCGCGGCGGCGATGGAGGCGACCGGCGTGACGGCGCTGGCGGACCGCGCGGTCGACGAGCTCTCGGGCGGCCAGCGCCAACGGGTCTGGATGGCGATGGCGCTGGCACAGCAGACGAACATCCTGCTGCTGGACGAGCCGACGACCTTCCTGGACATCGCACACCAGATCGACCTGCTGGACATGTGCGCCGACCTGAACGAGCAGGGCCGGACGCTCGTCGCGGTCCTGCACGACCTCAACCAGGCCTGCCGCTACGCCAGCCACCTGATCGCGATGAAGGGCGGGAAGATCGTCGCGGAGGGCGACCCGAGCGCGATCATCACGGCCGAACTGGTGGCCGACGTGTACGGCCTGGCCTGCGAGGTGATCCCGGACCCGCAGACGCACACGCCGCTGGTGGTACCGGCGGCGCGTGCCGCCCGCCTCAAGCGCTAG
- a CDS encoding nitroreductase family deazaflavin-dependent oxidoreductase gives MPLTGEYGPSTSNWAREQAETYEATNGAKAGEILGRPVIVLTSVGARTGLLRKTALMRVEHDGEYAVVGSLGGAPKNPVWVYNLRKNPEVELQDGEEKHEYVAHEVSGAERALWWDRAVEAFPNYAGYEKKTKRSIPVFVLRRASA, from the coding sequence ATGCCGCTGACCGGTGAGTACGGACCGAGCACGTCGAACTGGGCCCGCGAGCAGGCGGAGACGTACGAGGCGACGAACGGCGCGAAGGCCGGTGAGATCCTGGGCCGGCCGGTCATCGTGCTGACCTCGGTCGGCGCCCGCACCGGACTGCTGCGCAAGACGGCGCTGATGCGCGTCGAGCACGACGGGGAGTACGCGGTGGTCGGCTCGCTGGGCGGCGCACCGAAGAACCCGGTCTGGGTCTACAACCTGCGCAAGAACCCCGAGGTCGAGCTCCAGGACGGCGAGGAGAAGCACGAGTACGTCGCGCACGAGGTCTCCGGCGCCGAGCGGGCGCTGTGGTGGGACCGCGCGGTCGAGGCGTTCCCGAACTACGCCGGCTACGAGAAGAAGACCAAGCGCTCGATCCCGGTGTTCGTGCTGCGGCGGGCTAGCGCTTGA
- a CDS encoding nitroreductase family deazaflavin-dependent oxidoreductase, whose translation MPLTGEYEPSTSDWAREQVEQFEATNGAEANELQGKPIIVLTSVGAKSGKLRKTPLMRIEHDGHYAVIASLGGAPKHPVWYWNLVGNPHVELQDLAVKRDYEAREVHGEERELWWKRAVEAWPPYADYQTKTDRVIPVFVLTPTSD comes from the coding sequence ATGCCGTTGACCGGTGAATACGAGCCGAGCACGTCCGACTGGGCCCGCGAGCAGGTGGAGCAGTTCGAGGCCACCAACGGCGCCGAGGCGAACGAGCTCCAGGGCAAGCCGATCATCGTGCTCACCTCGGTCGGCGCGAAGAGCGGCAAGCTGCGCAAGACCCCGCTGATGCGGATCGAGCACGACGGCCATTACGCGGTGATCGCCTCGCTGGGCGGCGCGCCGAAGCACCCGGTCTGGTATTGGAACCTGGTCGGTAATCCGCACGTCGAGCTCCAGGACCTCGCCGTCAAGCGCGACTACGAGGCGCGCGAGGTGCACGGCGAGGAGCGTGAGCTGTGGTGGAAGCGGGCCGTCGAGGCCTGGCCGCCGTACGCTGATTACCAGACCAAGACGGACCGCGTCATCCCGGTCTTCGTACTCACCCCGACCTCCGACTGA